One Notolabrus celidotus isolate fNotCel1 chromosome 16, fNotCel1.pri, whole genome shotgun sequence DNA window includes the following coding sequences:
- the iffo1a gene encoding intermediate filament family orphan 1: protein MPDFEHFRFSYSSMNPVLGESGFLAPQQHHQMTGQTDSVIPEPGYFLGDHGGFGPDGLSGLDLGSLPPSGLAYLHLNAPLHRVPPAATALRNDLGSNISVLKTLNLRFRCFLAKVHELERRNKVLEKQLQQALEDNCGGEGHQKPQTKDMGVQTGFIGPIPPRPGLIPLHNANNSAYLPGGLLSPTLNPPPPLYDNKYLNPMTDSNSNLTSLGFSISPALSPTDPTKTITNINEKFSSNIGTNTNTPPPPPRFLPGTIWSFNHTRRFGTGKESCVTGPGVSWTHPDGVGVQIDTITPEIRALYNVLAKVKRERDEYKRRWEEEYTARMDLQEKVAELEEDLQESEVCQDELALRVKQLKAELVLFKGLVSNNLSDLDSKIQEKAMKVDMDICRRIDITARLCDVAQQRNCEDMIHMFQVATPPSTLSGRTRKQSGQSAKGDGDELSMSESEGGGAKEEESCSTSANQINEQMQRMLNHLRECEFEDDCDSLAWEETEETLLLWEDFPGYPLGVETQGELQQQEESIEEVIKDTECLFKTREKEYQETIDQIELELATAKSDMNRHLHEYMEMCSMKRGLDVQMETCRRLITQSGDRKSTSLITLTVDDSDSEEKERRKPALPADSDSRETYRDANAAIPPFTWRKP from the exons ATGCCGGATTTCGAGCATTTCAGATTTTCCTACTCGAGCATGAATCCGGTCCTGGGGGAGAGCGGTTTTCTGGCCCCTCAGCAGCACCACCAGATGACAGGCCAGACCGACTCCGTCATCCCGGAACCCGGCTACTTCCTGGGGGATCACGGCGGGTTCGGGCCGGATGGATTGTCGGGACTGGATCTGGGCTCCCTCCCACCTTCAGGCCTCGCGTACCTGCACCTGAACGCACCCCTGCACCGCGTCCCCCCTGCGGCCACGGCGCTGCGTAACGACCTGGGATCCAACATCAGCGTCCTGAAGACCCTGAACCTGCGCTTCCGGTGCTTCTTAGCCAAAGTGCACGAGCTGGAGCGCAGGAACAAGGTGCTGgagaagcagctgcagcaggctCTGGAAGACAACTGTGGAGGGGAGGGACACCAGAAGCCGCAGACCAAAGATATGGGGGTCCAGACTGGATTTATTGGGCCTATCCCTCCCAGACCAGGCCTCATCCCGCTCCATAACGCCAACAACTCAGCCTACCTGCCTGGAGGCCTCCTCTCTCCCACCCtgaaccctcctcctcctctctatgaCAACAAATACCTGAACCCCATGACAGACTCCAACTCCAACCTCACCTCTTTGGGGTTCTCCATCAGCCCGGCTTTGAGTCCAACAGACCCGACTAAAACCATCACCAACATCAACGAGAAGTTCTCCTCCAACATTGGGACCAACACCAACACCCCTCCTCCGCCCCCACGCTTCCTACCTGGTACCATTTGGTCCTTCAACCACACCCGCAGGTTTGGCACTGGGAAGGAGTCGTGCGTCACGGGCCCAGGGGTCTCCTGGACGCACCCGGATGGAGTCGGGGTGCAGATCGACACCATCACACCTGAGATCCGGGCTCTGTACAACGTGCTGGCGAAGGTGAAGAGGGAGCGGGACGAGTACAAGAGGAG atGGGAGGAGGAGTACACGGCCAGAATGGACCTGCAGGAGAAAGTGGCCGAGCTGGAGGAG gaCCTCCAGGAGAGCGAGGTGTGTCAGGATGAGCTGGCTCTGAGAGTGAAGCAGCTGAAGGCCGAGCTGGTGCTCTTTAAAGGACTCGTCAGCAAC AACCTGTCAGACCTGGACAGTAAGATCCAGGAGAAGGCCATGAAGGTGGACATGGACATCTGCCGCCGCATCGACATCACGGCCCGCCTCTGCGACGTGGCCCAGCAGAGGAACTGCGAGGACATGATCCACATGTTCCAG GTGGCCACACCCCCTTCCACTCTGAGCGGCCGCACCAGGAAGCAGAGCGGGCAGTCGGCGAAGGGGGACGGAGATGAACTGAGCATGTCTGAGAGCGAAGGAGGCGGGGCTAAAGAGGAGGAGTCGTGCAGCACGTCGGCCAATCAGATCAACGAGCAGATGCAGAGGATGCTGAATCACCT GAGGGAGTGTGAGTTTGAGGACGACTGTGACAGTCTGGCCTGGGAGGAAACAGAAGAAACTCTTCTGCTGTGGGAGGATTTTCCAGGATACCCACTGGGAGTGGAGACACAGGGAGAg ctgcagcagcaggaggagtccATCGAGGAGGTGATTAAAGACACAGAGTGTCTGTTCAAGACCAGAGAGAAGGAGTACCAGGAGACCATCGACCAGATCGAG CTGGAGCTGGCCACAGCAAAGAGCGACATGAACCGTCACCTGCATGAGTACATGGAGATGTGCTCCATGAAGAGGGGGCTGGACGTGCAGATGGAGACGTGCAGGAGGCTCATCACGCAGAGCGGCGACAG GAAGTCCACCTCTCTCATCACGCTGACCGTGGACGACTCCGACAgcgaggagaaggagaggaggaaaccgGCGCTCCCTGCTGACTCTGATAGCAGAGAGACGTACCGTGACGCCAACGCCGCCATCCCCCCGTTCACCTGGAGGAAACCCTaa
- the LOC117828142 gene encoding vesicle-associated membrane protein 1-like: MSTPDNQGGASEDGGPAAPAPNLTSNRRLQQTQAQVDEVVDIMRVNVDKVLERDQKLSELDDRADALQAGASQFESSAAKLKNKYWWKNCKMMIMMAIIGVICVGVVFLYFFY, from the exons AT GTCCACTCCAGATAATCAGGGAGGTGCCTCAGAAGATGGGGGCCCGGCAGCTCCGGCCCCAAACCTGACCAGCAACAGGCGGCTGCAGCAGACTCAGGCGCAGGTGGACGAG GTGGTGGACATCATGCGCGTGAACGTGGACAAAGTCCTGGAGAGGGATCAGAAGCTGTCGGAGCTGGACGACCGAGCCGACGCCCTGCAGGCCGGAGCCTCGCAGTTTGAGAGCAGCGCCGCCAAACTCAAGAACAAGTACTGGTGGAAAAACTGCAAG ATGATGATCATGATGGCCATTATAGGTGTTATATGTGTCGGAGTCGTTTTCT tgTACTTCTTCTACTGA